The proteins below are encoded in one region of Candidatus Poribacteria bacterium:
- a CDS encoding phytanoyl-CoA dioxygenase family protein, whose product MSDIGKSFQENGYYFAKGVYSSQEINAMESDFDRVVDQLLKSDENVNARWGGRLMDALDGGESVIIHTHNIQSFSGIWLQAFMQEKFLDVTEAILGPDIMLHHSKLFCKPPEQGAPFPMHQDWQYFPSVKDTMIAAIIYVSEATDEMGCVRVYPGSHKELGRTDGMMGSGQNAEVTERYPIENATVLEAEPGDVLFFSYFTLHGSMPNRSNQTRKSVLVQMLAGDDEIESENRHTDVQLVLRGWNHLATRSSVGRIR is encoded by the coding sequence ATGTCAGATATCGGAAAATCCTTTCAGGAGAACGGATACTATTTCGCCAAAGGGGTCTATTCCTCTCAAGAAATCAATGCGATGGAAAGTGACTTCGATCGGGTCGTGGATCAACTCCTCAAAAGCGATGAGAACGTCAACGCACGTTGGGGCGGTAGATTGATGGATGCCCTTGATGGCGGTGAATCTGTTATCATCCATACCCACAATATCCAGAGTTTCTCTGGGATCTGGTTGCAGGCGTTCATGCAGGAGAAGTTTCTTGATGTTACCGAAGCCATTCTCGGACCCGATATTATGCTTCACCACTCCAAACTCTTCTGCAAACCCCCGGAGCAGGGTGCTCCCTTCCCGATGCATCAAGATTGGCAGTATTTTCCCTCCGTCAAAGACACGATGATAGCTGCCATCATCTACGTTTCAGAGGCTACGGATGAAATGGGGTGTGTCCGCGTCTATCCGGGGTCCCACAAAGAGTTGGGACGCACAGATGGCATGATGGGCAGCGGACAGAACGCTGAAGTTACAGAACGATACCCTATCGAGAACGCAACCGTTTTAGAGGCGGAACCCGGAGACGTGCTTTTCTTTAGTTACTTTACCCTGCACGGCTCGATGCCAAACCGCTCAAACCAGACGAGAAAGAGCGTTCTCGTTCAAATGCTTGCCGGTGACGATGAGATCGAATCCGAGAATCGCCACACCGATGTCCAATTGGTACTCCGTGGTTGGAACCATCTCGCCACCCGCTCTTCTGTTGGTAGGATTAGATAA
- a CDS encoding Gfo/Idh/MocA family oxidoreductase, translated as MIRVAKISMAHVHAGGYARKINENPETELVAVWDEEDFDHGGGGREAAEQYEVPFYTDLDEVLSRDDVDAVAVDAITSDHPRVMIAAAEAGKHIFTEKALAITVAECDPIIDAVEKAGVKFMISLPSRANPEILFAKKAIDDGLLGDITFGRGRIAHSAALDSWFSGTSAWFADPERAGGGALFDLGCHRVDVIRWLMGEPKSAIAKINNFTGNFPIDDNSVSVVEFANKALGVIDVAWTQRSGPNMLEIYGTEGSFAAGHDGEMHFETRKLSDEEKAEYIANAPAAPPEPIQQWINAILRDEPVTITIQDGRNLTELMQAFYMSSEQGQSIDFPL; from the coding sequence ATGATTAGAGTCGCAAAGATTAGTATGGCGCATGTCCACGCTGGTGGCTATGCCCGAAAAATTAACGAAAACCCTGAAACCGAACTCGTTGCCGTCTGGGACGAAGAGGACTTTGACCATGGTGGGGGTGGAAGAGAGGCCGCTGAGCAATACGAAGTTCCCTTCTATACGGATCTCGATGAAGTCCTCAGCCGCGACGATGTAGACGCAGTCGCCGTTGACGCAATCACGTCCGACCACCCGCGGGTAATGATCGCTGCTGCTGAAGCAGGGAAACATATCTTCACCGAAAAGGCACTCGCAATTACTGTTGCGGAATGCGATCCAATTATTGATGCCGTCGAGAAGGCGGGTGTGAAGTTCATGATTTCACTCCCTTCCCGGGCTAACCCTGAAATTCTGTTTGCGAAAAAGGCAATTGACGATGGACTCCTCGGCGACATCACGTTCGGTAGAGGACGGATTGCGCATTCTGCCGCATTGGATAGCTGGTTCAGTGGAACAAGTGCTTGGTTCGCAGATCCAGAACGCGCCGGTGGTGGTGCCCTCTTCGATTTAGGGTGTCACCGTGTCGATGTTATCCGGTGGTTGATGGGTGAGCCGAAGAGTGCTATCGCCAAGATTAACAACTTCACTGGCAACTTCCCGATCGATGACAATAGTGTTTCCGTTGTTGAGTTTGCGAACAAGGCACTCGGGGTGATTGACGTTGCGTGGACGCAACGCTCCGGTCCAAATATGCTTGAAATCTACGGCACAGAAGGTTCGTTTGCCGCGGGACATGATGGCGAGATGCATTTTGAAACCCGCAAACTCTCTGATGAGGAGAAAGCGGAATACATCGCTAATGCCCCCGCAGCACCGCCTGAACCGATACAACAGTGGATTAACGCTATTCTTCGCGATGAACCGGTGACGATTACCATCCAAGATGGACGGAACCTCACTGAACTCATGCAAGCGTTCTATATGTCCTCTGAACAGGGACAGTCAATTGATTTTCCTCTATAG